One Hemitrygon akajei chromosome 11, sHemAka1.3, whole genome shotgun sequence DNA segment encodes these proteins:
- the LOC140735591 gene encoding hemoglobin subunit beta-like encodes MDLKAITAQALARVYTVYPWTTRLFKSFQNHNDPCDPGVQAHAEKVQSALSKAVADLKNVETTFSELSSDHQKIGVDTQNFELLGQAFIVELAIRDKTAFGPKEHAAAYKFFRLVAEALSSNYH; translated from the exons ATGGATTTGAAAGCAATAACTGCCCAAGCCTTGGCACG GGTATACACAGTCTATCCCTGGACTACCAGGCTGTTTAAAAGTTTCCAAAACCATAATGACCCCTGTGACCCTGGTGTTCAGGCTCATGCAGAGAAGGTGCAATCGGCTCTGTCCAAAGCAGTTGCGGATTTGAAGAATGTCGAAACTACTTTCAGCGAACTCAGCAGTGATCATCAAAAAATCGGAGTGGACACTCAAAATTTCGAG CTTCTTGGCCAGGCCTTCATTGTTGAACTTGCTATTCGTGATAAAACGGCATTCGGACCAAAGGAACATGCAGCTGCCTACAAGTTTTTCAGACTGGTGGCAGAAGCTCTCTCCAGCAACTACCATTAA